A section of the Rhipicephalus sanguineus isolate Rsan-2018 chromosome 11, BIME_Rsan_1.4, whole genome shotgun sequence genome encodes:
- the LOC119374916 gene encoding putative nuclease HARBI1, producing the protein MALAAGVIAALAILEEEVFEVRNAFEELSECEFRRRFPFSKRTVRWLCGELDPIIGCRRASGIPTKRTVLCALRFFATGCFQRAVGNEEFIGLSQPSVSDTIHEVAHAIAVVGGQKRWVAFPETSQAKERTKASFARLGRIPGVLGCVDGTLIAIQKPHGLSPGDTANYMSRKGFYALNTMITCDADLWILDINPCFPGSFHDSWVWRRSSLRQHVGAELRLGECLLGDSGYPLEPWLMTPVLGRPASGTPESEYNKAHTTMRNVVESSSQHCDGGT; encoded by the exons ATGGCGCTCGCCGCGGGTGTTATCGCAGCGTTGGCGATTCTCGAGGAAGAGGTGTTTGAGGTGCGGAATGCTTTTGAAGAgttgagcgagtgtgaattccggcgtcgttTTCCTTTCTCGAAACGAACGGTACGTTGGTTGTGCGGCGAACTGGACCCCATCATCGGGTGCCGGCGAGCCAGTGGAATTCCAACGAAGCGGACGGTGTTGTGTGCGCTGAGATTTTTCGCGACCGggtgcttccagcgagctgtcggcaatGAGGagttcatcggcctgtcgcagccGTCCGTCAGCGACACGATCCACGaggtggcacacgccatcgcTGTCGTTGGCGgacaaaaacggtgggtggcgtTTCCCGAAACATCACAAGCGAAGGAGCGAACAAAGGCgtcgttcgcgcggctcgggcggattcccggGGTGCTGGGGTGCGTCGACGGCACGCTCATCGCCATCCAGAAGCCCCACGGCCTGAGCCCCGGCGACACGGCGAattacatgtcgcggaagggCTTCTACGCCTtgaacaccatgatc AcctgtgatgccgacctctggattctGGATATCAATCCATGTTTCCCGGGGTCGTTCCATGACTCGTGGGTGTGGCGTAGGAGCTCTCTTCGGCAGCACGTGGGAGCTGAACTGCGGCTTGGCGAATGCTTGCTTG GAGACTCTGGCTATCCTTTGGAACCGTGGCTCATGACGCCAGTGCTCGGACGTCCAGCTAGTGGCACCCCTGAGAGCGagtacaacaaggcccacaccaccatgcgcaatgttgtggagag CTCTTCACAACATTGCGATGGCGGCACGTGA